Proteins co-encoded in one Pleurodeles waltl isolate 20211129_DDA chromosome 2_2, aPleWal1.hap1.20221129, whole genome shotgun sequence genomic window:
- the LOC138282763 gene encoding uncharacterized protein: protein MSENTCVDELPDGAKKNCELFSVWGITEENACVAKRPDNVLRNNSCCIYVENVCFGSNDDRKVWIPLSAYREMQEKCRKLEHENRNLREQISQDTIIQNYAESYKNEESFLSHSSNEGVKTAPSCTEFPCEPRFLAAKMHSLTDNRDENVIYKLPLQNAQVKRRILEQDTPSFISLFDFWKKNSPHLREILTLLYMVTVKNNMQLRACDLANEIMQTLGFCAVQEGKTDVHVTQEQGKKIVPLARIIQWIWYLQDRARVPQVKELPVKLCAPFEFVFTEDKKHVCFTNDSLTEMLFSGTVEGTALYNVCQILKQELHEMCHFYADFWFFDNVLAPNWFNYLADVNEKNAEREVFTQNSALVGMAMWVPQKCEKATYRSYHVSPLSLSVLCGPPSGVCVWGRGRD, encoded by the exons atgtctgagaatacatgtgttgatgaactgcctgatggtgctaagaaaaactgtgaattgttttctgtttggggaattacagaagaaaatgcatgtgtagctaaaaggcctgataatgttttgagaaataattcctgttgtatatatgtagaaaacgtgtgttttggaagtaatgatgacagaaaggtctggatacctttatctgcttacagagaaatgcaggagaaatgtaggaagttggaacatgaaaataggaatttacgtgagcaaattagccaggatacgataattcaaaattatgctgaaagttataaaaatgaagaatctttcttgtcccattccagtaatgagggggttaagacagctccgagctgcactgagtttccgtgtgagccaaggtttttggcagccaaaatgcattccttaactgataacagggacgagaatgtgatttacaagttaccgttgcaaaatgcacaagtaaaacgaaggattttagagcaagacaccccgagtttcattagtttgtttgatttttggaaaaagaatagccctcatttgagagaaatcctaacacttttgtacatggtcactgtgaaaaataatatgcagctgcgcgcttgtgatttggcaaatgaaataatgcagactttaggtttctgcgcagtgcaagaaggaaaaactgatgtacatgtaactcaagaacaaggaaagaaaatagtgcccctagctagaatcatacaatggatctggtacttgcaagacagggctagagtaccacaggtaaaagaattaccggtgaaattgtgtgcaccatttgaattcgtgttcactgaagataaaaagcatgtttgttttactaatgattcattgactgaaatgttgttttctggcaccgtagaaggaacagcgttgtataatgtgtgtcagattttaaagcaagagctacatgagatgtgtcatttttatgctgatttttggttctttgataatgttttagcacctaactggttcaattaccttgcagatgttaatgagaaaaatgcagagagagaagtgttcacccagaattctgccttagtggggatggctatgtgggtgccccagaaatgtgaaaaggccacttacag atcctaccacgtttcgccactgtccctgagtgtgctgtgtggtcccccttccggtgtgtgcgtgtggggtcggggaagggactga